Proteins co-encoded in one Setaria viridis chromosome 9, Setaria_viridis_v4.0, whole genome shotgun sequence genomic window:
- the LOC117840855 gene encoding cysteine-rich receptor-like protein kinase 6, producing the protein MAAALLLLLALFSAHHPGRSHAFNLMNYVCNNRTSYGINSTYQSNVVSLLGSLATNASSSTVGFATETLGAAPDQVWGLALCRGDVNATSCASCLSLAPNITFGFCRGVRDASIYYDRCLLRYSDTDFLADPDAAAAAAAPVPFGVNKDINITSNPGQYVGLAADLIGALAGWAAHNSTRRYAAGVITSGEGFATTNRDLVYSIYGLVQCTPDLAPGTCQGCLGRLRDNMPRLFNGTSGAQFFAVWCNLRYEVYPFYDGSLVVNLVAPPPPAPASQNTNRTKGSGNAATVMAIVLGVLVVVLASAFIIYIWRKGQAKQYAKEDEDAGSLLFDLTTLRRATANFAKENKLGHGGFGAVYKGFLPDGREIAVKRLDKASAQGLKELRNELLLVAKLRHINLAKLLGVCLKGQEKLLVYEYLPNRSLDTFLFAPAAESNLLLDWETRYRIIYGVARGLLYLHEDSQIKIIHRDLKASNVLLDADMNPKISDFGLARLFNGDKTTTVTSQVVGTLGYMAPEYAVLGHLSVKLDVYSFGVLVLEVVTGRRNTDTCFESELEEPGNLLSYVWDHWLKRTPLETMDPSLDCQAPESEVLKCIHLGLLCVQENPADRPTMLDILMMLHGQEASFAAPSKPAFTFAYSEMMNSEERDNVSGGSGNQRAAAAAAVFSVNGMSVSEFQPR; encoded by the exons atggccgccgctcttctcctcctcctagcTCTCTTCTCCGCTCACCACCCAGGGCGCAGCCACGCCTTCAACCTCATGAACTACGTCTGCAACAACAGGACCTCCTACGGCATCAACTCCACCTACCAATCCAACGTCGTCTCCCTGCTCGGATCCCTCGCCACCAACGCGTCCAGCTCCACCGTCGGCTTCGCCACCGAGACGCTCGGCGCCGCCCCCGACCAGGTGTGGGGCCTCGCGCTCTGCCGCGGCGACGTCAATGCCACCAGCTGCGCGTCCTGCCTCTCGCTCGCCCCGAACATCACCTTCGGCTTCTGCAGGGGCGTCAGGGACGCGTCCATCTACTACGATCGCTGCCTCCTCAGGTACTCGGACACGGACTTCCTCGCCgacccggacgccgccgccgccgccgccgcgccggtacCGTTCGGTGTCAACAAGGACATCAACATCACCTCTAACCCCGGCCAGTACGTCGGGCTCGCCGCCGACCTGatcggcgccctcgccggctgGGCGGCGcacaactccacgaggaggtacGCCGCCGGGGTGATCACCTCCGGCGAAGGGTTCGCCACGACGAACCGCGACCTGGTGTACAGCATCTACGGGCTGGTGCAGTGCACGCCGGACCTGGCGCCGGGGACGTGCCAGGGGTGCCTCGGCAGGCTCAGGGACAATATGCCCCGCTTGTTCAACGGCACGTCCGGCGCGCAGTTCTTCGCGGTGTGGTGTAACCTCAGGTACGAGGTGTACCCCTTCTACGACGGCAGCCTGGTGGTCAACCttgtcgcgccgccgccgccagctccggcAAGCCAGAACA CAAACAGGACAAAGGGTTCAGGGAACGCAGCAACAGTGATGGCCATTGTCCTTGGAGTCCTGGTTGTTGTCCTTGCGTCCGCGTTTATCATCTACATCTGGAGAAAAGGACAAGCAAAACAAT ATGCCAAGGAAGATGAGGATGCCGGGTCTCTCCTCTTTGACCTGACAACATTAAGGAGGGCGACGGCAAATTTTGCTAAAGAGAATAAGCTCGGGCATGGAGGCTTTGGCGCTGTATACAAG GGGTTCTTGCCTGATGGACGGGAGATAGCTGTGAAAAGGCTGGATAAAGCTTCAGCACAAGGCCTAAAGGAGCTCAGAAACGAGCTTCTACTCGTTGCCAAGCTTCGTCACATCAATCTTGCAAAGCTCCTCGGCGTTTGCTTGAAGGGACAGGAGAAGCTACTGGTATACGAGTACCTGCCTAATCGAAGCCTGGACACCTTCCTTTTTG CACCTGCAGCAGAGTCAAATCTATTGTTAGACTGGGAGACAAGGTACCGTATAATATATGGGGTAGCGCGAGGTCTGCTGTACCTTCACGAGGACTCGCAGATCAAGATCATACACCGCGATCTGAAGGCCAGCAACGTCCTGCTAGACGCTGACATGAACCCAAAGATCTCGGACTTTGGCCTCGCAAGGCTTTTCAATGGTGACAAGACGACTACGGTCACGAGCCAAGTTGTTGGAACACT AGGATACATGGCGCCCGAGTACGCAGTCCTGGGGCACCTGTCGGTGAAGTTGGACGTTTACAGCTTTGGAGTACTTGTCCTGGAGGTCGTTACGGGAAGGCGAAACACCGACACATGCTTTGAATCAGAACTTGAAGAACCTGGCAATCTGCTGAGCTAC GTATGGGATCACTGGTTGAAGAGAACACCACTGGAGACGATGGATCCCTCGTTGGACTGCCAAGCCCCGGAGAGCGAGGTGCTCAAGTGCATCCATCTCGGGCTCCTCTGCGTGCAGGAGAACCCGGCAGACAGGCCCACCATGCTGGACATACTCATGATGCTCCACGGCCAAGAGGCAAGCTTTGCGGCACCCTCGAAGCCGGCGTTCACCTTTGCATATAGCGAGATGATGAACTCTGAAGAGCGGGATAATGTGTCTGGAGGCTCGGGTAACCAAAGGGCAGCAGCTGCCGCTGCTGTGTTCTCTGTGAATGGGATGTCTGTATCAGAGTTCCAGCCTAGATAG